The sequence AGAGAAGCCCGGAAtgtggagagaagagagaggagacgggagggaggagggggtgatgaGTGGGAGGGCGGCCATCACAGCGGACGGGGGAATGCTATTTATTGTCATTAAAACATtttgaaaaaagacacaaaaacctCCACAGGTAATATATAATAGACAATATAATGTCCAGGAGCTCCTGGTGGCCGGACCCCACCCAGAAGAGCTGGGGGGCAATCCAAGCAACTGACCCCCaacctgagctgtctgtatgtgacctgggcctgcagaggatgacccccacacacacctgagctgtctgtatgtgacctggggctgcagaggatgacccccacacacctgagctgtctgtatgtgatctggggctgcagaggatgacccccacacacctgagctgtctgtatgtgacctggggctgcagaggatgacccccacacacctgagctgtctgtatgtgacctggggctgcagaggatgacccccacacacctgagctgtctgtatgtgacctggggctgcagaggatgacccccacactcctgagctgtctgtatgtgacctggggctgcagaggatgacccccacacacctgagctgtctgtatgtgacctgcggctgcagaggatgacccccacacacctgagctgtctgtatgtgacctggggctgcagaggatgacccccacacacctgagctgtctgtatgtgacctggggctgcagaggatgacccccacacacctgagctgtctgtatgtgacctggggctgcagaggatgacccccacacacacacacacctgagctgtctgtatgtgacctggagctgcagaggatgacccccacacacctgagctgtctgtatgtgacctggggctgcagaggatgacccccacacacacctgagctgtctgtatgtgacctgcggctgcagaggatgacccccacacacctgagctgtctgtatgtgacctgcggctgcagaggatgacccccacacacacctgagctgtctgtatgtgacctggggctgcagaggatgaccccaacacacctgagctgtctgtatgtgacctggggctgcagaggatgacccccacacacacacacacctgagctgtctgtatgtgacctggagctgcagaggatgacccccacacacctgagctgtctgtatgtgacctggggctgcagaggatgacccccacacacacctgagctgtctgtatgtgacctgcggctgcagaggatgacccccacacacctgagctgtctgtatgtgacctgcggctgcagaggatgacccccacacacacctgagctgtctgtatgtgacctggggctgcagaggatgaccccaacacacctgagctgtctgtatgtgacctgcggctgcagaggatgaccccccacacacctaagctgtctgtatgtgacctggggctgcagaggatgacccccacacacctgagctgtctgtatgtgacctgcggctgcagaggatgacccccacacacctgagctgtctgtatgtgacctgcggctgcagaggatgacccccacacacctgagctgtctgtatgtgacctggggctgcagaggatgacccccacacacctgagctgtctgtatgtgacctggagctgcagaggatgacccccacacacctgagctgtctgtatgtgacctggggctgcagaggatgacccccacacacacctgagctgtctgtatgtgacctggggctgcagaggatgaccccccacacacctaagctgtctgtatgtgacctggggctgcagaggatgacccccacacacctgagctgtctgtatgtgacctgcggctgcagaggatgacccccacacacctgagctgtctgtatgtgatctggggctgcagaggatgacccccacacacctgagctgtctgtatgtgacctggggctgcagaggatgacccccacacacacctgagctgtctgtatgtgacctggggctgcagaggatgacccccacacacctgagctgtctgtatgtgacctggggctgcagaggatgacccccacacacctgagctgtctgtatgtgacctggggctgcagaggatgacccccacacacctgagctgtctgtatgtgacctggggctgcagaggatgacccccacacacacctgagctgtctgtatgtgacctggggctgcagaggatgacccccacacacctgagctgtctgtatgtgacctggggctgcagaggatgacccccacacacacctgagctgtctgtatgtgacctggggctgcagaggatgacccccacacacctgagctgtctgtatgtgacctggggctgcagaggatgacccccacacacacctgagctgtctgtatgtgacctggggctgcagaggatgacccccacacacctgagctgtctgtatgtgacctggggctgcagaggatgacccccacacacacctgagctgtctgtatgtgacctggggctgcagaggatgacccccacacacacctgagctgtctgtatgtgacctggggctgcagaggatgacccccacacacctgagctgtctgtatgtgacctggggctgcagaggatgacccccacacacctgagctgtctgtatgtgacctggggctgcagaggatgacccccacacacctgagctgtctgtatgtgacctggggctgcagaggatgacccccacacacctgagctgtctgtatgtgacctggggctgcagaggatgacccccacacacctgagctgtctgtatgtgacctggggctgcagaggatgacccccacacacctgagctgtctgtatgtgacctgcggctgcagaggatgacccccacacacctgagctgtctgtatgtgacctggggctgcagaggatgacccccacacacctgagctgtctgtatgtgacctggggctgcagaggatgacccccacacacctgagctgtctgtatgtgacctggggctgcagaggatgacccccacaacacacacacctgagctgtctgtatgtgacctggagctgcagaggatgacccccacacacctgagctgtctgtatgtgacctggggctgcagaggatgacccccacacacacctgagctgtctgtatgtgacctgcggctgcagaggatgacccccacacacctgagctgtctgtatgtgacctgcggctgcagaggatgacccccacacacacctgagctgtctgtatgtgacctggggctgcagaggatgaccccaacacacctgagctgtctgtatgtgacctggggctgcagaggatgacccccacacacacacacctgagctgtctgtatgtgacctggagctgcagaggatgacccccacacacctgagctgtctgtatgtgacctggggctgcagaggatgacccccacacacacctgagctgtctgtatgtgacctgcggctgcagaggatgacccccacacacctgagctgtctgtatgtgacctgcggctgcagaggatgacccccacacacacctgagctgtctgtatgtgacctggggctgcagaggatgaccccaacacacctgagctgtctgtatgtgacctgcggctgcagaggatgacccccacacacacctgagctgtctgtatgtgacctgcggctgcagaggatgacccccacacacacctgagctgtctgtatgtgacctggggctgcagaggatgaccccccacacacctaagctgtctgtatgtgacctggggctgcagaggatgacccccacacacctgagctgtctgtatgtgacctgcggctgcagaggatgacccccacacacctgagctgtctgtatgtgacctgcggctgcagaggatgacccccacacacctgagctgtctgtatgtgacctggggctgcagaggatgacccccacacacctgagctgtctgtatgtgacctggagctgcagaggatgacccccacacacctgagctgtctgtatgtgacctggggctgcagaggatgacccccacacacacctgagctgtctgtatgtgacctggggctgcagaggatgaccccccacacacctaagctgtctgtatgtgacctggggctgcagaggatgacccccacacacctgagctgtctgtatgtgacctgcggctgcagaggatgacccccacacacctgagctgtctgtatgtgacctggggctgcagaggatgacccccacacacctgagttgtctgtatgtgacctggggctgcagaggatgacccccacacacctgagctgtctgtatgtgacctggggctgcagaggatgacccccacaaacacctgagctgtctgtatgtgacctggggctgcagaggatgacccccacacacctgagctgtctgtatgtgacctggggctgcagaggatgacccccacacacctgagctgtctgtatgtgacctggggctgcagaggatgacccccacacacctgagctgtctgtatgtgacctggggctgcagaggatgacccccacacacacctgagctgtctgtatgtgacctggggctgcagaggatgacccccacacacctgagctgtctgtatgtgacctggggctgcagaggatgacccccacacacacctgagctgtctgtatgtgacctggggctgcagaggatgacccccacacacctgagctgtctgtatgtgacctggggctgcagaggatgacccccacacacctgagctgtctgtatgtgacctggggctgcagaggatgacccccacacacctgagctgtctgtatgtgacctggggctgcagaggatgacccccacacacctgagctgtctgtatgtgatCTGGGGCTGCAGAgcatgacccccacacacacctgagctgtctgtatgtgacctggggctgcagaggatgacccccacacacctgagctgtctgtatgtgacctggggctgcagaggatgacccccacacacctgagctgtctgtatgtgacctggggctgcagaggatgacccccacacacctgagctgtctgtatgtgacctggggctgcagaggatgacccccacacacacctgagctgtctgtatgtgacctggggctgcagaggatgacccccacacacacctgagctgtctgtatgtgacctggggcagcagaggatgacccccacaGGATTGCAGATGTtaaagacagtaaaaaaaaacaaaaaacctttttcCTTTCTCCACATAACACCTTTAAGGACTATAACTCCCATAATTTTTCTCTCATATTTACAACTTCCTGCTTGCTCCTCTATTACAAGTTATCAGGTAATACTGTAATAACTCCCAGTCCTTACTGACTGTACACTGTGATCTTCTGCCCATCTTTCCATATACAGTGAGTGAGAGACGGAAACAGGGGACAATGGGCAAGTGTAGtgtaaggtcctgtatacctgggaGGGGGCAATCAGAGAAGAGGACATGACACATGGAATAAAGAGATGAAGCACGGCCATGACTGCAAGTGAGACAGGATCACAGTGGCATCTCTGGTGGAGATGCCGCAGGAGTAGGGGGTAAGCTGGTGGAGATGCCGCAGGAGTAGGGGGTAAGCTGTTGCAGATGCCGCAGGAGTAGGGGGTAAGCTGGTGGAGATGCCGCAGGAGTAGGGGGTAAGCTGGTGCAGATGCCGCAGGAGTAGGGGGTAAGCTGGTGCAGATGCTGCAGGAGTAGGGGGTAAGCTGGTGGAGATGCCGCAGGAGTAGGGGGTAAGCTGGGGCAGATGCTGCAGGAGTAGGGGGTAAGCTGGTGCAGATGCCGCAGGAGTAGGGGGTAAGCTGGTGGAGATGCCGCAGGAGTAGGGGGTAAGCTGGTGGAGATGCCGCAGGAGTAGGGGGTAAGCTggtggagatgctggaggagTAGGGGGTAAGCTGGTGGAGATGCTGCAGGAGTAGGGGGTAAGCTGGTGCAGATGCCGCAGGAGTAGGGGGTAAGCTGGTGGAGATGCCGCAGGAGTAGGGGGTAAGCTGGTGGAGATGCCGCAGGAGTAGGGGGTAAGCTGGTGGAGATGCTGCAGGAGTAGGGGGTAAGCTGGTGGAGATGCCGCAGGAGTAGGGGGTAAGCTGGTGGAGATGCCGCAGGAGTAGGGGGTAAGCTGGTGGAGATGCTGCAGGAGTAGGGGGTAAGCTGGTGCAGATGCCGCAGGAGTAGGGGGTAAGCTGGTGGAGATGCCGCAGGAGTAGGGGGTAAGCTGGTGCAGATGCTGCAGGAGTAGGGGGTAAGCTGGTGGAGATGCCGCAGGAGTAGGGGGTAAACTGGTGGAGATGCCGCAGGAGTAGGGGGTAAGCTGGTGGAGATGCCGCAGGAGTAGGGGGTAAGCTGGTGGAGATGCCGCAGGAGTAGAGGGTAAGCTGGTGGAGATGCTGCAGGAGTAGGGGGTAAGCTGGTGGAGATGCCGCAGGAGTAAGGGGTAAGCTGGTGGAGATGCTGCAGGAGTAGGGGGTAAGCTGGTGCAGATGCTGCAGGAGTAGGGGGTAAGCTGGTGCAGATGCCGCAGGAGTAGGGGGTAAGCTGGTGGAGATGCCGCAGGAGTAGGGGGTAAGCTGGTGCAGATGCCGCAGGAGTAGGGGGTAAGCTGGTGGAGATGCCGCAGGAGTAGGGGGTAAGCTGGTGGAGATGCCGCAGGAGTAGGGGGTAAGCTGGTGCAGATGCCGCAGGAGTAGGGGGTAAACTGGTGCAGATGCCGCAGGAGTAGGGGGTAAGCTGGTGGAGATGCCGCAGGAGTAGGGGGTAAGCTGGTGCAGATGCCGCAGGAGTAGGGGGTAAGCTGGTGCAGATGCCGCAGGAGTAGGGGGTAAGCTGGGGCAGATGCCGCAGGAGTAGGGGGTAAGCTGGTGCAGATGCCGCAGGAGTAGGGGGTAAGCTGGGGCAGATGCCGCAGGAGTAGGGGGTAAGCTGGTGCAGATGCCGCAGGAGTAGGGGGTAAGCTGGTGCAGATGCCGCAGGAGTAGGGGGTAAGCTGGTGCAGATGCTGCAGGAGTAGGGGATAAGCTGGTGGAGATGCTGCAGGAGTAGGGGTTAAGCTGGTGCAGATGCCGCAGGAGTAGGGGATAAGCTGGTGCAGATGCCGCAGGAGTAGGGGGTAAGCTGGTGGAGATGCCGCAGGAGTAGGGGGTAAGCTGGTGGAGATGCCGCAGGAGTAGGGGATAAGCTGGTGGAGATGCCGCAGGAGTAGGGGGTAAGCTGGTGCAGATGCCGCAGGAGTAGGGGGTAAGCTGGGGCAGATGCTGCAGGAGTAGGGGGTAAGCTGGGGCAGATGCTGCAGGAGTAGGGGGTAAGCTGGTGCAGATGCCGCAGGAGTAGGGGGTAAGCTGGTGCAGATGCCGCAGGAGTAGAGGGTAAGCTGGTGGAGATGCCGCAGGAGTAGAGGGTAAGCTGGTGGAGATGCCGCAGGAGTAGGGGGTAAGCTGGTGCAGATGCTGCAGGAGTAGGGGGTAAGCCGGTGCAGATGCTGCAGGAGTAGGGGGTAAGCCGGGGCAGATGCTGCAGGAGTAGGGGGTAAGCTGGTGCAGATGCTGCAGGAGTAGGGGGTAAGCCGGTGCAGATGCTGCAGGAGTAGGGGGTAAGCCGGGGCAGATGCTGCAGGAGTAGGGGGTAAGCTGGGGCAGATGCTGCAGGAGTAGGGGGTAAGCTGGTGCAGATGCCGCAGGAGTAGGGGGTAAGCTGGTGCAGATGCCGCAGGAGTAGAGGGTAAGCTGGTGGAGATGCTGCAGGAGTAGGGGGTAAGCTGGTGCAGATGCCGCAGGAGTAGAGGGTAAGCTGGTGGAGATGCCGCAGGAGTAGGGGGTAAGCTGGTGCAGATGCCGCAGGAGTAGGGGGTAAGCTGGGGCAGATGCTGCAGGAGTAGGGGGTAAGCTGGGGCAGATGCTGCAGGAGTAGGGGGTAAGCTGGTGCAGATGCCGCAGGAGTAGGGGGTAAGCTGGGGCAGATGCTGCAGGAGTAGGGGGTAAGCCGGTGGAGATGCCGCAGGAGTAGGGGGtaagccccctgtatatagtagctcTAGAGCGCCCCCTAATGGCTCCTGCAGACAGATGTATATCTATGTACAGTGGATTGGGATgacagatgagcgaatttacagaatTAATAAAGCAAAGCGTTTCGTTACACTCGGCCGCCGGGTTATCGGAACTCCACTCCGGGTCTCTGGAAAAGATGGGTGCAGTCCTGGGAAAAGTTTCCAGGACTGTGCAGGACTGCATTCAGCTTCTCCTGGCACCCGGAGCGGAGCTCTCACAAACCGACGGCCGAGTGTAACCAAACACTTTGCTTTCTTAATCctgtaaattggctcatctctTAGGGGGAGGAGATGTCTCCTCGCTATGAAGTATCTATATACTGGATCATGTTTCACGTGCTGGGCAACAGATAACACATTGTATGTAGCAGAATGCTGTGTAAGACAATCCCAGAAGATGGCTGTGTACTGGGGGTCTGATCCCGGAGACTGGGCACTGATTGATGAGACCCCCCAATAAGGTGGTTATACCCGGAGTATATACTGGGAGTGATTGATGAGACCCCCCTCCAATAAGGTGGTAGTACCCAGAGTATATACTGGGAGTGATTGATGAGACCCCCCAATAAGGTGGTAGTACCCGGAGTATATACTGGGAGTGATtgatgagaccccccccccccaataaggtGGTAGTACCCGGAGTATATACTGGGAGTGATCGATGAGACCCCCCAATAAGGTGGTAGTACCCGGAGTATATACTGGGAGTGATCGATGAGACCCCCCGATAAGGTGGTAGTACCTGGAGTATATACTGGGAGTGATcgatgagacccccccccctcgatAAGGTGGTAGTATCCGGAGTATATACTGGGAGTGATtgatgagaccccccccccaataaggtGGTAGTACCcggagtatatactgggggtgactgatgCTTCGGCAGGAGATGGTGGTTATACCCGGAGTATATACTGGGAGTGATTGATGAGACCCCCCAATAAGGTGGTAGTACCCGGAGTATATACTGGGAGTGATTGATGAGACCCCCCAATAAGGTGGTAGTACCCGGAGTATATACTGGGAGTGATTGATGAGACCCCCCGATAAGGTGGTAGTACCTGGAGTATATACTGGGAGTGATcgatgagaccccccccccccctcgataaGGTGGTAGTACCCGGAGTATATACTGGGAGTGATtgatgagaccccccccccaataaggtGGTAGTATCCGGAGTATATACTGGGAGTGATtgatgagacccccccccccaataaggtGGTAGTACCCGGAGTATATACTGGGAGTGATtgatgagaccccccccccaataaggtGGTAGTACCCGGAGTATATACTGGGAGTGATtgatgagaccccccccccaataaggtGGTAGTACCCGGAGTATATACTGGGAGTGATTGATGAGACCCCCCGATAAGGTGGTAGTACCCGGAGTATATACTGGGAGTGATtgatgagaccccccccccaataaggtGGTAGTACCcggagtatatactgggggtgactgatgCTGCGGCAGGAGATGGTGGTTATACCcggagtatatactgggggtgactgatgAGACCCCCCCCCAATAAGGTGGTAGTACCCGGAGTATATACTGGGAGTGATcgatgagacccccccccccccctcgataaGGTGGTAGTACCCGGAGTATATACTGGGAGTGATtgatgagacccccccccccaataaggtGGTAGTATCCGGAGTATATACTGGGAGTGATtgatgagaccccccccccaataaggtGGTAGTACCCGGAGTATATACTGGGAGTGATtgatgagaccccccccccaataaggtGGTAGTACCCGGAGTATATACTGGGAGTGATtgatgagaccccccccccaataaggtGGTAGTACCcggagtatatactgggggtgactgatgCTGCGGCAGGAGATGGTGGTAGTACcggagtatatactgggggtgactgatgCTGTGGCAGGAGATGGTGGTTATACCCGGAGTATATACTGGGAGTGATTGATGAGACCCCCCAATAAGGTGGTAGTACCCGGAGTATATACTGGGAGTGATTGATGAGACCCCCCGATAAGGTGGTAGTACCCGGAGTATATACTGGGAGTGATtgatgagaccccccccccaataaggtGGTAGTACcggagtatatactgggggtgactgatgCTGTGGCAGGAGATGGTGGTTATACCCGGAGTATATACTGGGAGTGATTGATGAGACCCCCCAATAAGGTGGTAGTACCCGGAGTATATACTGGGAGTGATTGATGAGACCCCCCAATAAGG is a genomic window of Dendropsophus ebraccatus isolate aDenEbr1 chromosome 4, aDenEbr1.pat, whole genome shotgun sequence containing:
- the LOC138789159 gene encoding uncharacterized protein; the protein is MESSKLRAVRLRECSHTRQELLQSTEDDILQQLTPQHLQHLPQLTPYSCGICTSLPPTPAASAPAYPLLLQHLPQLTPYSCGICTSLPPTPAASPPAYPLLLRHLHQLTPYSCSISTSLPSTPAASAPAYPLLLRHLHQLTPYSCSICPSLPPTPAASAPAYPLLLQHLHRLTPYSCSICTSLPPTPAASAPAYPLLLQHLHRLTPYSCSICTSLPPTPAASPPAYPLLLRHLHQLTLYSCGICTSLPPTPAASAPAYPLLLQHLPQLTPYSCSICPSLPPTPAASAPAYPLLLRHLHQLIPYSCGISTSLPPTPAASPPAYPLLLRHLHQLIPYSCGICTSLTPTPAASPPAYPLLLQHLHQLTPYSCGICTSLPPTPAASAPAYPLLLRHLPQLTPYSCGICTSLPPTPAASAPAYPLLLRHLHQLTPYSCGICTSLPPTPAASPPAYPLLLRHLHQFTPYSCGICTSLPPTPAASPPAYPLLLRHLHQLTPYSCGICTSLPPTPAASPPAYPLLLRHLHQLTPYSCSICTSLPPTPAASPPAYPLLLRHLHQLTPYSCSISTSLPSTPAASPPAYPLLLRHLHQLTPYSCGISTSLPPTPAASPPAYPLLLQHLHQLTPYSCGISTSLPPTPAASAPAYPLLLQHLHQLTPYSCGISTSLPPTPAASPPAYPLLLQHLHQLTPYSCGISTSLPPTPAASPPAYPLLLRHLHQLTPYSCSISTSLPPTPPASPPAYPLLLRHLHQLTPYSCGISTSLPPTPAASAPAYPLLLQHLPQLTPYSCGISTSLPPTPAASAPAYPLLLRHLHQLTPYSCGISTSLPPTPAASATAYPLLLRHLHQLTPYSCGISTRDATVILSHLQSWPCFISLFHVSCPLL